ACCCCGACCCCAAGTACCTGCTGCCCGACCCCATCGAAACCCTGAAAGCCGCTGAGGAGCTGGTGAAGCTGGGTTTCGTGGTGCTGCCCTACATCCACGCCGACCCCGTGCTGTGCAAGCGCCTGGAAGAAGTGGGCGTGGCGGCCGTGATGCCCCTCGGCTCGCCCATCGGCTCGAACAAAGGCCTGCTGACGCGCGAATTCCTAGAAATCATCATCGGCCAGAGCAAGGTGCCGGTGATGGTAGATGCGGGGATTGGCGCGCCCTCGCACGCAGCGGCAGCCCTGGAAATGGGCGCCGACGCCGTGCTGGTGAACACGGCCATTGCCACGGCCGGCAACCCGGTAGCCATGGCCACGGCCTTTAAAATGGCCGTGGAAGCCGGGCGCCTGGCCTACGAGGCGCGGCTAGCGGCCCCGGTGGCGCACGCCGAAGCGGTGGCCAGCTCGCCGCTAACGGCGTTTCTTGATTAGCGGTTAACGGTCTGCGGTAAGTGGTTAGTAATGAGACAGCCGCTTCCTATACTTTCCAATATTAACCGCTTACCACTAACCGTTAACCACTAGTAACATGAGCTTCCGCCCCATTTTTGAAGCCCACCCCTGGGACGACGTGAAGGCCAGCATCTACGCCAAGACGGCGGCCGATGTGGCGCGCGCCCTGGCCGCGCCGCACCGCACGCTGGAAGATTTCAAGGCGCTGATTTCGCCTGCTGCCGTGCCCTATCTGGAGCAAATGGCGCAGCTCAGCCACCAACTCACGCGCAAGCGGTTTGGCAACACGGTGCAACTCTACGTGCCCATGTACCTGAGCAACGAGTGCCAGAACATCTGCACTTACTGCGGCTTCAGCCTCGATAATAAAATCCGCCGGCGCACCCTAAGCAGCGTGGAAATGATGCAGGAAGCCGCCGTGCTGAAAGACTGGGGCTATGAGCACGTGCTGCTGGTGACCGGCGAAGCCAACCAGACCGTGGGCGTCGACTACCTGGAAAAGGCCCTGCGCACGCTGCGGCCGCACTTCGCTCATCTGTCCATGGAAGTGCAGCCTCTGGACCAGGAAGACTACGAGCGCCTGATTCCCGAAGGCCTGAACACGGTGCTGGTGTACCAGGAAACCTACCACCGCGACGACTACAAAAAGCACCATCCTAAGGGCAAGAAGTCGAACTTCAACTACCGCCTCGATACGCCCGACCGGCTGGGCCGGGCCGGC
This DNA window, taken from Hymenobacter sp. 5317J-9, encodes the following:
- a CDS encoding thiazole synthase — protein: MLNNKLVIADRTFSSRLFTGTGKFSSSVLMEEALLASGSELVTVALKRVDVADAEDDILRHLSHPQFNLLPNTSGVRTAREAVFAAQLAREALETNWLKLEIHPDPKYLLPDPIETLKAAEELVKLGFVVLPYIHADPVLCKRLEEVGVAAVMPLGSPIGSNKGLLTREFLEIIIGQSKVPVMVDAGIGAPSHAAAALEMGADAVLVNTAIATAGNPVAMATAFKMAVEAGRLAYEARLAAPVAHAEAVASSPLTAFLD
- the thiH gene encoding 2-iminoacetate synthase ThiH, translating into MSFRPIFEAHPWDDVKASIYAKTAADVARALAAPHRTLEDFKALISPAAVPYLEQMAQLSHQLTRKRFGNTVQLYVPMYLSNECQNICTYCGFSLDNKIRRRTLSSVEMMQEAAVLKDWGYEHVLLVTGEANQTVGVDYLEKALRTLRPHFAHLSMEVQPLDQEDYERLIPEGLNTVLVYQETYHRDDYKKHHPKGKKSNFNYRLDTPDRLGRAGIHKMGLGVLIGLEDWRTDCFYTALHLDYLEKTYWQTKYSLSFPRLRPAEGLLQPKVEMSDRELVQLICAYRLLNEEVELSISTRESPVFRDNVVKLGITSISAGSKTNPGGYTVAPESLEQFEISDERSPAEIAAMLRRQGYEPVWKDWDATLVGLAR